DNA sequence from the Stenotrophomonas sp. 24(2023) genome:
CCGTGTGGGTTTCGCTCTCATCCATCGCGAAGGTGATCGGAATGCGCACGCTGGCCGCCACCGGCGTGCCGTTCTTCAGGGCCGGCTGGTATGTCCAGCGGCGTGCAGCGGCCATCGATTCGGCGTCGAATACACCCGGATTGGTGGCACTCACCACGCGCACGTCCTGCACCGTGCCCTGTGCCGTCACATCCACCTGCAGTGTCACCACGCCGGTCTGGCGCAGTGCCACCGCGCTCTTGGGATAGGTGGGCGGCGTCATCCTGTCCACCTGCACCGGGCGGTCCAGCGCGGCACGGGCCGCATCAGCCTGGGCCGTTGCGAACGGCTCGGCGCTGATCGTCGTCACGCCACCACCACCGCCCTGGCTGGCCCAGGCCACGGCCCCCAGCGACACGCACATCCCGACCAGCAGCACCTGGCCCGACACCCACGGCAACGTCTTTCGCTCGTTCTGCTTCAACATGGCAATTCGCTCCTTCAACAGGGGTTGGCTGCGCCAATGGCAGGCCATCGGTGCAGCGAGATGGGCCAGCTGGGCCTTGAGCAGCGCAGTGGCATAGAGACGGCGCAGGGCCGGATGCGGGGCGATGGTGCGTGCATCGCAGGCCAGTTCCTGGTCGCGCAGGAAACGGCGTGCCGCCCATGGCAGCAAGGGGTGGAACCAGAACAGGCAGCGCAGCACCAGCAGTACGCCGTTGGCCCAGTGGTCGCCATGGCGCCGGTGGTTGCGCTCGTGCTGCAGCACCATGTGCTGCTCATCAGACGTGAAACGCGTGTCGAAGTCCGGGCCGACCACGATGCGGGGCTGCCACAGCCCGACCAGGGCCGGCAGGCCCGGGTCGCCACTGGCCTGCCAGCTGCCGTCGGCACGTGCGGTCAGCCGGCCCAGCGCCTGCTGGAAGCCGCGCTGTGCACGGGTGCTGCGCCAGGCCACCACGGCCACGCCCAGCGCCCACAGCAGCACACACACCAGCGGCCACCCGGGTGCATCGCCTGTGGCGCCCACCGGGCCAGGCAATACGCCCAGCGTCAGCACCGGCAGGGTCACCACCTCCAGCACCGGTGCCGGCATCGGCAACTGCGGGGCCAGCAACAGCAGCGGCAGCAGCCACCAGCTGCGGTAGGCCAGCGCGGCACCGCCCAGCGCCAGCAGTACGGGCCGCAGCACGGCCAGCACCAGCACGCCCACCGCCAGCCACGCACTGGCGCGCAGCAGCAGATCGATCAGCTCATTCATCGCCCAGCTCCTGGATCAGCTGCTTCAGTTCGGCGATGTCCTGCGCACTGAGCTGCCCGCGCTGGCTGAAGTGCGCCACCAGCGGGGCGACACGGCCATCGAACACGCGCCCGAGGAAGTCCTCGCTCTGGGCCTCCACCCACGCCTGGCGCTGCAGCAGCGGCTGGTACAGGTAGCGCCGTCCGTCGCGTTCGGCACTGATCGCGCCCTTGGTGAGCAGGCGGTTGAGCAGCGTCTTGATGGTGGGTTCGGCCCAGTCGCGACCGGCCAGGGCCGCGACCACTTCATCGGCGGTCCGCGGTGCCCTGCCCCACAGCACCTCCATCACCACGGCCTCGGCTTCGCTGATCTGGATCATCGTTTACACTCGTAATCAGACGATTCGATTACGCACGTAATCGAACCGCGTGTCAAGCCCTCGCGTGGCCGGCAGTGCGCCAGCACCGGATGTGGACGGCCGTTCAAACCCGCCATGCTGTAATGCCGTTTCCCCCCTTGGCACTGCACGGAGCCCGCATGACCGAACACCTGGCCGACCTGGATGCCGCCGTCGACTGGTTGCTGGCACGGGTGGAAGGCGGATTGCGGATAGGTGCGCCCCTGGCGCTGGGCAAGCCGCACCGGCTGCTCAACGCGCTGTATGGCCGCGTCCAGGCGGACCCGTCGCGGCCGCTGCAGTTGTACACCGCGCTGTCGCTGAACCCGCCGAAGGCACGCGGCGATGGCCTGGAAGCGCGCTTGCTGGGCCCGTTCGCGGCCCGCCATTTCGGTGCGGATTTCCCGCGGCTGGCCTATGCCGATGCCATCGTGCGCGACCAGCTGCCCACGCATGTGCAGGTGGAAGAGTTCTACATGCAGTCCGGTGCCCTGCTCGGTTCGCGGCAGGCGCAGCGCGGCTATACCAGCCTCAACTACACCCACGCCGCCGATGCGGTGGCGCAGCGCGCGCCGAATGTGATCGTGCAGAAGGTGGCACGCCGCGAAGGCAGCACGCGGCTGTCGCTGTCGTGCAACAACGACATCACCCAGGACACGCTCGATGCGATCGCCGCACGCGGGCTGCCGCGTCCACTGCTGGTGGCCGAGGTGGACCCGCAGCTGCCCTGGCTCGGTGGCAGCGCCGCCGTCGAGGAAACGTTCTTCGATCTGGTGATCACCCCGCCGGGCCCGTACCCGGACCTGTTCGGGCTGCCCCGGCAGCCGGTCAGCGATGCCGACTATGCCATCGGCCTGTATGCCAGCACGCTGGTGCGCGACGGCGGCACGCTGCAGATCGGCATCGGCACGCTGGCCGATGCGCTCAGCCATGCGCTGGTGCTGCGGCACACCGACAACGCCCGCTACCGGCGCGTGCTGCACGCACTGGACCCGCAGCTGGCGCAGCACCCGCTGGTGCAGGACATCGGCGGGCTGGGCCCGTTCGAGGAGGGTCTGTACGGCTGCAGCGAGATGCTCAATGAAGGCTTCCGCCGGCTGGTGCAGACCGGGGTCATCAAGCGCAAGGTGCACGATGACCTGGCACTGATGCAGCGGCTGGCCAAGGGCAGCGCCTACACCGCCGACCATGCCACCCTGGCCGCCGAGGGCGAATACCTGCATGGGGCGTTCTACCTGGGCTCGCCGGAATTCTATGCGTGGCTGCGCGACCTGCCCGATGACGAGCGGCATGCGATCGGCATGCGCCGGATCAGCCAGATCAACCAGCTGTACGGCGGCAACGAGGAACTGGAGCGGCTGCAGCGTCGCCACGCGCGCTTCTTCAATTCCTGCATGATGGCTACCGCACTCGGCGCGGCGGTGTCCGATGCACTGGACGATGGCCGCGTGGTGTCCGGCGTGGGCGGGCAGTACAACTTCGTGGCGATGGCCCATGCCCTGCCGGATGCACGCAGTGTGCTGATGTTCCGTGCCGCCCGTGATGAGCGCGGCCAGCGTGCCTCCAACGTGCGCTGGAACTACGGCCACACCACCATCCCGCGCCACCTGCGCGACATCTTCCTCAACGAGTACGGCATTGCCGATCTGCGCGGCCTGACCGACGAAGATTGCGTGCAGGCCATGCTGGCCATCACCGAAGCGCCCTTCCAGTCCGCGCTGGTCGAACAGGCCAAGGCCGCGCGCAAGCGGGCACTGGACGCTGCGCCACCCGCCGGCACGCAGCGCAATTCACCGCAGGCGCTGTCGGCCGCACTGGCGAGCTTCCGCAGTGACGGCACCCTGCCCGACTATCCGCTGGGCAGTGATTTCACCGAGATCGAACAGGGGCTGGTGAAGGCACTGGGCTGGCTGAAGAGCAACACGCAGACACGCGGCGCAACCGTGCGCACCGTGTGGGCCGCGCTGGGCCAGCGCGCCGGCGATGGCGATGCGCCGTACCTGCAGCGCATGGGGTTGGCTGCACCCAAGGGCGTCGGCGAACGGCTCAATGCACGGCTGTTGAGGCTGGCACTGGCGCGTACGGGCTGAAGCCACGCCTGGCGACGCCCCACACACATACAACGAAAAAGGCCGGCATGCGCCGGCCTTTTCCGTAGCTTCCAAGGGGCTTACAGCGCCTTGGCTGCCTCGACCACCTTGGCGGTGGTGATGCCGAAGTGCTGGTACAGCTTGTCGGCCGGGGCCGAGGCACCGAAGGTATCGATGCCGATCACTGCACCGTCCAGGCCGACGAACTGGCGCCAGAAACCGGTCACGCCGGCTTCCACCGCCACGCGCTTGCGCACGGCGTTCGGCAGCACGGACTCACGGTAGGCCGCATCCTGGCGCAGGAACACGTCGGTCGACGGCATGGAGACCACACGGGTCTTCAGGCCGGCGGCATCCAGCTGGGCCTTGGCTTCGGTCGCCAGCGAGACTTCCGAACCGGTGGCGATCAGGATCACGTCCGGGGTACCGGCGGCATCGGCCAGCACGTAGCCGCCGCGTTCGATCTGGGCGATCTGCCCGGCATCACGCGGCTGGTGCGGCAGGTTCTGGCGGCTGAACACCAGGCAGCTCGGGCCGTCCTGGCGGGTGATCGCGGCCTTCCAGCTCACGGCCGATTCGACGGCATCGCACGGGCGCCACACGTCGTTGTTCGGGATGTAGCGCAGCGAGGCCAGGTGCTCCACCGGCTGGTGGGTCGGGCCGTCTTCGCCCAGGCCGATCGAATCGTGGGTGTAGACGTGGATGGCGTGGGCCGGGATCAGCGCGCTCATGCGCACGCCGTTGCGGGCGTAATCGCTGAACACCAGGAAGGTGGCGTCGAACGGGATGAAGCCGCCGTGCAGGGCCAGGCCATTGGCAATGGCGGTCATGCCGAACTCGCGCACGCCGTAGTACACGTAGTTGGCGTTGGCATCGTCGGTGGCGACCGACGTGCTGCCCTTCCACAGGGTCAGGTTGGAGTGCGCCAGGTCAGCCGAGCCACCGACGATTTCCGGCAGCAGCGGGGCGAAAGCTTCGATGGCCAGCTGCGAGGCCTTGCGCGAAGCGATCGTCGGGCCTTCAGCAGCGACCTGGGCGATGTAGGCATCGGCCTTGGCCACGAAGTCGGCCGGCAGTTCGCCGTGCGAACGACGGGTCAGTTCGGCCGCTTCGGCCGGGTACTGCGCGGCGTACTTGTCGAACTGCTGTTCCCATTCGGCCTGGCGCAGGGTGCCGGTGCCACCGGCGCGCCAGCCGGCGTAGATCTCTTCGGGAATCTCGAACGGACCGTAGTTCCAGCCCAGCTGCTTGCGGGTGGCCTCCAGTTCGTCCTTGCCCAGCGGTGCGCCGTGGCTGGATTCCTTGCCGGCCTTGTTCGGCGAGCCGAAACCAATGGTGGTACGGCAGCAGATCAGGGTCGGCTTGCCGTCCTGCGACAGCGCCGCTTCGATGCCGGCCTTGATGCTCTCCGGGTCGTGGCCGTCGACATCGCGCACCACGTTCCAGCCGTAGGCCTCGAAACGCTCGGGGGTGTTGTCGGTGAACCAGCCTTCGACGTTGCCGTCGATGGAGATGTGGTTGTTGTCCCAGAAGCAGACCAGCTTGTGCAGGCCCCAGGTGCCGGCCAGCGATGCGGCTTCATGCGACACGCCTTCCATCAGGCAGCCATCGCCCATGAACACCCAGGTGCGGTGGTCGACGATCTCCAGTTCCGGGCGGTTGAAGCGCTGTGCCAGCAGCTTCTCGGCCAGGGCGAAGCCCACGGCATTGGCAAACCCCTGGCCCAGCGGGCCGGTGGTGGTTTCCACACCCGGGGTTTCATGGCGTTCCGGGTGGCCGGCGGTGTGGCTGCCCAGCTGGCGGAAGGCCTTGAGCTGCTCGATCGGCAGGTCGTAACCGCTCAGGTGCAGCAGCGCGTACTGCAGCATCGACCCATGGCCGTTGGACAGCACGAAGCGGTCACGGTTGAACCACTGCGGGTTGTTCGGGTTGTGGCGGAGGTAGTCGTTCCAGAGGACTTCGGCGATGTCGGCCATGCCCATGGGCATGCCGGGGTGGCCGGACTTTGCGGTTTCAACCGCATCGGCGGCAAGGAAGCGGATGGCGTTGGCCAACTGGCGACGGGTAGGCTGCGTCATGGTTCTGTCGGAATCGGGAGGCGGCCGCGGACGTGCGGGCGGCCTATTGTCGCAGCTTGAGCGCCTCGGCGCTCGCGCGACACCCTTCACATGCCGTTTCACGGGCCACGCCCCCGACGAAAAAGGGCCGGCGCCCTTCCCCGCGGGAAAAGGCGCCGGCCCTGGTCAGGCCAGCTGGGCCGCCCGCTGTCAGTCGCGGTGCGGCACCAGTTCCGGGCCGTCCTGCGGCTCGCCCTTGGCCACCAGGGTGGTCAGGGCCAGATCGCCGGTCACGTTCAACGCGGTACGGCACATGTCCAGGAAGTGGTTCACGCCCAGGATCAGGCCGATGCCCAGCGGGTTCACCCCGACCATGGCACAGATCATCGCCACCACCGGCAGCGAGCCGGACGGCACGCCGGCCGTGCCGATGCCGCCCAGGATGCACACTGCCATCACCATGAACTGCTGGCCGATGGACAGGTCCACGCCGAAGAACTGGGCCAGGAAGATCACCGTCACGCCTTCGAACAGCGCGGTGCCGTTCTGGTTGGCGGTCGCGCCCACGGTCAGCACGAAGCGCGACACGCGCTGCGGCAGCTTCATCTGGTCGGCCACGCGCAGCGCGGTCGGCAGGGTGGCGTTGCTGGACGCGGTGGAGAAGGCCATCACGGTGGCCTCCTGGGTATCGCGGAAGAAGCCCAGCGGCGAACGGCCGGACAGCCACACCGCCGTACCGTAGGTCACCACCATGTGCAGGCCCAGGGCCAGCACCACCACGCCCACGTAGGCGCCCAGGCGGATGATCAGTTCGAAACCGAACAGTGCGGCCAGGTTGAACATGAAGCAGGCCACCGCGTACGGGGCCAGGCGGATGACCAGGTTGATCAGGGTCATCGAGATCTCGAACACGCCTTCGATGGCGCGGCGCAGCGGGGCGACCTTCTCTTCATTGGTCAGCACCATGCCGATGCCGAACATCAGGGCGAAGAACATCAGCGACAGGATCGCGCCGTTGTCCGAGGCGGCCTGCAGCACGTTGCTCGGCACGATCGACAGCAGCATGTCCATGCCCTTGGGCGTGCCATGGATACCGGCGACGATTTCCTTGCTGCGCTCGGCGTTCTCCGACAGCATCTGCGCGGCCACATGCGGGTCCACACCGGCACCGGGCTTGAGGACGTTGACCAGCACCAGGCCGATGCCCACGGCGATACCGGACAACAGCACGGTATAGGCCAGGGTCTTCCAGCCGATGCGGCCCAGGGCGCGGATGTCCCCCATCTCCGACACGCCCATGATCAGCGCCGAGAAGATCAGCGGCACGATCAGCATGAAGATCAGGTTGAGGAACAGACCCGAAGCCGGGGTGGTGACGTAGTCCATTACCCACTTGGCACCGGTCTGCAGGCCTTCGATGCTGCCGCCCAGGGCGTGCACGATCAGGCCCAGGACCAGGCCGAGCGCAAAGCCGATGCCCATCTTCCAATGCAGGGGCATCTTCTTCTTGCCGGCAGCCGTTGCTGTCATACGCGGGATTCCTCGAAAAATGAATCTACTCTAACAAAGCGCGCAAGCCGCGCCGGTTCAGCGACGCGGCGGGGGGTACAGCGGTGCCAGCGCGGTGTCGGCCGCGGTACCGGCAGGCACCCAGCGCGGACCGTCGCGGAAGGCCGCACGCAGGTGCTGGCGCAGGCCGGGCAGATCGCCCTGCCCGCCCCAGCGGGCCTCCTGCAGCTGCTGCAGCAGTTCGCGCTGGCGCGGATCGGCCAGGCGCTCGATGACCTGCTCCAGCCGCGCCACGCCCGCCATCGTGCACAGCACCCGCTCGATAGCATCGAACCCGTCGGCATCCAGGGCCTGGCGCAGTACCGCCGGCGTTGCCGCAAGCCCCCGGCCGGCGGCCGTGCCCGCCCCATCGGGCGGCGTGCCGCCGGCAGAGCGCGGTCCACGCCCGCGCCGCCAGCCCCACCACAGGGTCAACAGCCACAGCACCACCAACCCCGCCGCCAGCGCGAGCCATGGCCAGGGCCATGTGGCCGGTGCGGACGGGGAAACCGGAACGGCATCGCCAACCGCCTGATCCGGCAAGGCCGCCTGGGTATCGATCGGCGTCGGCGCGGGCGGCGCAGCGCTGCCCGGCCGGGCCGCCGCCACGGTCAAGGCCAGGGGCGGCAGCTGGGCAGTGCGTGCCGCCCCCTGGGCCACGTCCCACCAGTGAAGCTGCGGCCCGGGCACGTCCAGGCTGCCGGCCTGGCGCGGCACGATGGAATAGCGGCGGCTGACCTTCAGCCGCGGGCTGCCACCGGCGAAGGATTCGTCGTACTGCGCGGGCTCGGCGAATACCTGTGCGCCCGGCCCCATGTCCGGCACCGGCAGGTCGGTGAACTGTGCACGGGTAGCGCCAACGGCCACCGCCTCGACCACCACGCTGGCCGCTTCGCCTACCCGCGCCGAACCGGGCGTGGCCGTATAGCGCAGCTGCAGGTCGTGCAGCGGCAACCACGGCTGCGGCGCACCTGCGGGTTGCGCACGCACCTGCAGCACGCGTTCGGGCCCGATGGCGCTCATGCGGCCATCCCCACGCCCGAAGAAATCATCGAAGAAACCACCGGCGCTGCGTCCGGTAAAACGGGCGGCAGGCAGCCGCAGCGCACCGCTGCGCTCGGGAATCAGCAGGTAGCGCCGCTCCACCACGTTGTAGCGGCGGCCGTTGACCTGGCGCACATCGCTGCGGTCATCGCCCACCCGCTGCAGCGACGCCCCCTGCGGGGTATCCAGCACCAGTTCGCCCGATGCCAGCTGCGAGGCGAAGAACAGGCGTACCACTACGCCCACGCTTTGCTGCACGTAGGGGCTGGCATCATCGACATCGGTTTCCAGGAAAGCCTCACCGCCAGCGCCAGCGCCAGCACCTGCTGCACTGGCGCCCGGTGCGGCCGTGACCTGCAGCTGCAGTGGCGCGGTGCGCGCCGCCCCCACCGGCAACGCCGGCACCACCAGCGTACCGCTGCGCCGCGGGGTCATGGCCACCCCGTACAGCATGCGCTGCTGCAGCTGGCCGTTGCGCCATTCCACCTGGCGGCTGCTGGTCTGTTCCCCCAGCGCGAAATCCACCTGCAGCGGCGCGTAATCGGGGGCATCACCGCCACTTTCGATGTTCAGCATGACCGTGTCGCCCTGGGCGATCTGCGTGCGGTCCAGCCATGCGCGGGGGGCCTGTGCCAGCGCCAGTGCGCACACCGGCAGCCACAACAGCAGCGCCAGCAGCACCCGCGCTGGCATCCGCACCCAATGGCCGTAGTGGCTGGATGTCATCGTCCTTCCCGTTTCCTGCGTTCGTTTTCCAGCTGGAACTTCGCCCGCAGCAGGTTGCCCGGGTCATCCGGCACGCGCCGCATCCAGGCCTCCACGGCCTGTTGCGCTTCGCGCTGCTGCGGCGTGCGGCCATCGCTGCGGGCCGCTGCCGGCGCCGGCGTGCCCGCGTGCTGCTGCATGGCCTGCTGCATGCGCTGGCGCTGCTCGGCATCGGCCTTTTCCTGGGCCTGGCGGTCTTCTGTCTGCGGCCCCTGCGCGCCGTCCGGGCGGCCGGACTGCGCCTGCTGCGGGGCCGGTCCGGGGGCCTGCGGCGTGCCCCGCTGCCCCGGCTGGCCCTGCCCTTGCGGGTCCTGTGCGGGATGCTGCTGCGGTGGCTGCCGCGCAGGTGAGGACGGCGGTGGCTGCGGCCCGTTGCCCTGTCCCGGGGTGTTCTGCGGTGGCTTGCGCTTGCGGGCGGCATCGACCACGGCGCGGTTGGCCACGGCATCGGCCATGCCGGGCTGCCGGGCCAGCGCTTGGTCATAGGCGGTGATGGCTTCGTCGTAGCGACCCTGGCGCGCCAGCGCGTTGCCCAGGTTGTACCAGCCCGGGCCGCTGTCGATGCCCTCGAAGCGCGCCTGCGCGGTGGCGAAGTCGCCGTCATGGTAGGCCCGTACACCGGCCGCGATCCGCTCATGCGCCACCTGGTCCGCACGCTGCCACAGCGTGCCGGCCACCGGCGCAGCCTGCCGCGCCTGCGCATGCAGTTCGCCGCTCAACGGCAGCACCCCCAGCGCCAGCACGACCGCCAGCACCGCGCGGCGACGGAATGCCAGCAGCGCCAGCAGCATCAGCGGCGGCAGCAGCCAGTACCCCTCGTCGATCCAGACCCGGCTTTCGCCGGGGCGCTGCTGTTGTCCGCCCTGCTCGGCACGCAGCACATCCAGCGCGCGCAGGTCCTGGTCATCGCTGGCAACGGGCTGGTAGCGGCCGCCGCCAGCCGCCGCCAGGGCACGCAGGCTGCCGGCATCCAGCGCCGCCGGCCCGATCTGCCCGCGGCGGTCGCGGTAGGCGGCACCGGCCACGGTGCCCAACCCCAGCGCGGACACCGTGAAGCCCTGCGCGTGCGCCTGTCCTGCAGCGCGTACCGCCTCGGTATCGGCGCGGTCGGTCACCAGCAGGATCTGCCCGCGTGCCGCACCGGCCTGCTGCAGCAGGCGCGTGGCCCACGCCAGCGCACGGTCGGCGCGCTGGCCATCGGCCGGCATGATGTCCGGTGCAAGCGCATCCAGGTACAGCGCCACGTTGGAGGTGTCCTCGGTCAGCGGTGCGACCGTGTAGGCATCCTCGGCGTAGACCACCAACCCCACCTGCCCGCCCTGGCGCTGCGCCAGCAGCGTGCCCAGCTTCGCCCGTGCCTGCAGCAGGCGCGAGGGCGGCAGATCGGTGGCGGTGATCCGGCTGGACAGATCCAGCACGACCAGCAACGGGGAAGCGGCCTGCCACAGCGGTTGCGGTTGCTGGCGCCAGCTCGGGCCGGCCAGCGCCAATGCCGCCAGCCCCCATCCCAGCAGCAGCGCCCACGGCAGGCCTGGGCCGCGCCCCTGCCCGGCCACCAGCAGGTGGGGCAGCAGGTGGGCATCCACGGCCTGCTGCCAGACCTGGGCACGGCGGCCACGGTAGAGCGCCACGGCAACGATCACTGGCAGGGCCAGCAGCAGCCACAACGCCTGCGGGCGCAGGAAATGCAGGGTATCCAGCATGGCCAGGTTCATCGGCGGCGCTCCGGCAGCAGCCAGGCCAGTGCCCCCAGCAGCAGCGCGATGGCCAGCGGCCAGGCGTACCACTCGATGCGGGGCCGCAGCGAAGGCCCCCGCGCAGCGGTCGGTTCCAGCCGGTCCAGCTCGGCGTAGATGCCCGCCAGCTGGTCGGTATCGCGTGCGCGGAAGAAGCGCCCGCCGGTCATGTCGGCAATGCGCCGCAGCGTCGCTTCATCCACCGGGTCCTGGTCCGGTTGTACCTGCAGGCCGAACAGGCGCATGGCGCCGTCGCCACCAAAGGCCACGGTATGGATGCGCACGCCCTCGGTACGGGCCAGTTCCGCAGCGCGCAGCGGTTGCAGCAGCCCGGCGTTGCTGACGCCATCGGTCAGCAGGATCAGCACGCGCTGCCCCTCCGGCTGGGTGCGCAGGCGCTTGACGGCCAGCGCGATGGCATCGCCGATGGCGGTCTCGCGCCCGGCCAGGCCGACCACGCTGTCGCGCAGCTGGTCACGCACGCTGGCCAGGTCGGCGGTCAGCGGCGTCAAGGTGTACGCGCGGTCGCCAAAGATCAGCAGGCCGATGCGGTCGCCGGCACGGCGGTCCAGAAAATCGGCCAGCACCGCCTTGGCGGCCGTGAGCCGATCGACCACCTGCGTGCCCAGCGCCATGTCCGCTTCACTCATGCTGCCCGACACGTCCACCGCCAGCATCATCTGCCGTCCTTCCACCGGGGGCACGATGGCATCGCCCAGGTGCTGCGGCCGTGCCAGCGCCAGGCACAACGCGCACCAGCCCAGCCACAGCAGCAGCCGCTGCAGTGCGGCGCCGGGCACGCGGGGCTGCCCGGCCAGCGACTGCAGATCCTCCGCCGTGTACGGCACGCGCAGGGCCGCGCCCTGCCGCCCCTGGCGGCGCCGCCACACCCGCATCAGCCACGGCAGCGGCAAGGCCAGCAGGGCCCAGGGCCAGGCCAGCAGCAGATCGGGCCAGGGCCATCCTGCCGCCCAGGTACTCATCGGCGCGCTCCCTGCCGCAACGCCAGAAAGCGCGCGCGCGCCCATGCCTGCAGGGCCACGCTGCCATCGGCATCGACCTGCGGACGATAGGCCCCCTCCAGCAGCAGCGCGCGCTGTGCATCGGGCAGTTGCCGGGCCGGGTCGATGCAGTCCAGCCATGGCATTCCCTGCAGCGCCTCGCTGCCCGGCCGCACCTGCCGCTGTGCGCGCCGCAGCAGTGCGGCGATCGCCGCGATGCGCGGTGCACCGGCAGCCGCCGCGGCCACTTCATCATCGAACTCGCGCTGCCAGCGCCGCTGCCGGGCACGACGGCGGTACCCCCACCACGCCACCGCAGCGGCCACGACCAGCAGCCCGGCCAGTACCAGCCACCCGCCCAGCGGCAACGGCCACCAGCCGGGGCTGGGCGGCAGGTGCACATCACGCAGCGGCAGCGTCGCACTCATGCCGGCACCTGCCCGGGCTGGGCGGCCAGCCAGGCATCACTGGGCGCATCGCTGCGCAGCACGTGCACATCGATGCGGCGCGCCGCCAACTGCTGCTGCAGTTCGTGCAACGGCGCCACGAAACGGGCCTGCCACTGCACCTGCGTCTCCACGCCGCGCAGGTCCAGGCCGATCCGCTGCTGGTCCGCCAGGAACTCCAGCTGCGCTGCGGGTGGGTCCAGTTCCAGCGGGTCCACCAGCAGCAGCAGGCTCAGGTCATGGTGCTGGGCCAGTGCCGCCCAGCGTGCCGGTGGAATCTGCAGCGCCTGGCGCGGATCGGCCAGCACCAGCATGCGCGCGCCCGGTCGCAGTACGCGGCCGGCATGGTCCAGCGCACGCGCCAGGCCGAGGTCATCGGCCGGTGGCTGTGCATACCAGCGGGTCAGTGCGTCGAGCACGCGCAGCACGCCACGGGCACCGCCGGCGGGTGCCACCGGCGGTTCCAGGTCACTGCCGCGCAGGGCAGCGATGCGATCGCCACGCCGCTGCGCCGACCACGCCGCCACCGCGCCGGCACGCGCGGCCTGCACCGATTTGAACCGCACGCGCGTACCGAAATACAGCGCCGGCGCGGTGTCGGCCACGATCAGGGTGACCCGTTCGCGTTCGGCCTGGAACAGCTTGGTATGGGCACGGCCGGTACGTGCGGTCACCCGCCAGTCGATATGCCGCGCATCATCACCGGCCACGTATTCGCGCGATTCGGCGTATTCCATGCCACGGCCCCGCAGCGGCGAAGGGGCCTGCCCCGCCAGGCCCGCCCGGCCACGGCGTGGCGGCGGCGGGCGCTGGGCCAGCCGGCGCAGTGCCACCAGTTCGGCCAGGTGCGGGCGCAGGCCATCGCCATCGGCCAGGGAAGGTGCAGCCGCCATCGTCGTGCTCAGGGGGCCGGTACCCGGGCCAGCAGTTCATCCACCAGGCGCTGGCCATCCCAGCCTTCGGCCGTGGCCTCGTAACTGGGCAGCACGCGGTGGCGCAGCACATCGGCGGCCACGGCCCGCACGTCATCGGGGGTGACGAAATCGCGCCCGGCCAGCCAGGCGCGCGCACGCGCGCAGCGTTCCAGCGCGATCGAGCCGCGCGGGCTGACCCCCCAGGCAATGCGGCGGGC
Encoded proteins:
- the tkt gene encoding transketolase gives rise to the protein MTQPTRRQLANAIRFLAADAVETAKSGHPGMPMGMADIAEVLWNDYLRHNPNNPQWFNRDRFVLSNGHGSMLQYALLHLSGYDLPIEQLKAFRQLGSHTAGHPERHETPGVETTTGPLGQGFANAVGFALAEKLLAQRFNRPELEIVDHRTWVFMGDGCLMEGVSHEAASLAGTWGLHKLVCFWDNNHISIDGNVEGWFTDNTPERFEAYGWNVVRDVDGHDPESIKAGIEAALSQDGKPTLICCRTTIGFGSPNKAGKESSHGAPLGKDELEATRKQLGWNYGPFEIPEEIYAGWRAGGTGTLRQAEWEQQFDKYAAQYPAEAAELTRRSHGELPADFVAKADAYIAQVAAEGPTIASRKASQLAIEAFAPLLPEIVGGSADLAHSNLTLWKGSTSVATDDANANYVYYGVREFGMTAIANGLALHGGFIPFDATFLVFSDYARNGVRMSALIPAHAIHVYTHDSIGLGEDGPTHQPVEHLASLRYIPNNDVWRPCDAVESAVSWKAAITRQDGPSCLVFSRQNLPHQPRDAGQIAQIERGGYVLADAAGTPDVILIATGSEVSLATEAKAQLDAAGLKTRVVSMPSTDVFLRQDAAYRESVLPNAVRKRVAVEAGVTGFWRQFVGLDGAVIGIDTFGASAPADKLYQHFGITTAKVVEAAKAL
- a CDS encoding BlaI/MecI/CopY family transcriptional regulator, which produces MIQISEAEAVVMEVLWGRAPRTADEVVAALAGRDWAEPTIKTLLNRLLTKGAISAERDGRRYLYQPLLQRQAWVEAQSEDFLGRVFDGRVAPLVAHFSQRGQLSAQDIAELKQLIQELGDE
- a CDS encoding acetyl-CoA hydrolase/transferase C-terminal domain-containing protein, whose amino-acid sequence is MTEHLADLDAAVDWLLARVEGGLRIGAPLALGKPHRLLNALYGRVQADPSRPLQLYTALSLNPPKARGDGLEARLLGPFAARHFGADFPRLAYADAIVRDQLPTHVQVEEFYMQSGALLGSRQAQRGYTSLNYTHAADAVAQRAPNVIVQKVARREGSTRLSLSCNNDITQDTLDAIAARGLPRPLLVAEVDPQLPWLGGSAAVEETFFDLVITPPGPYPDLFGLPRQPVSDADYAIGLYASTLVRDGGTLQIGIGTLADALSHALVLRHTDNARYRRVLHALDPQLAQHPLVQDIGGLGPFEEGLYGCSEMLNEGFRRLVQTGVIKRKVHDDLALMQRLAKGSAYTADHATLAAEGEYLHGAFYLGSPEFYAWLRDLPDDERHAIGMRRISQINQLYGGNEELERLQRRHARFFNSCMMATALGAAVSDALDDGRVVSGVGGQYNFVAMAHALPDARSVLMFRAARDERGQRASNVRWNYGHTTIPRHLRDIFLNEYGIADLRGLTDEDCVQAMLAITEAPFQSALVEQAKAARKRALDAAPPAGTQRNSPQALSAALASFRSDGTLPDYPLGSDFTEIEQGLVKALGWLKSNTQTRGATVRTVWAALGQRAGDGDAPYLQRMGLAAPKGVGERLNARLLRLALARTG
- a CDS encoding TonB family protein, with translation MNELIDLLLRASAWLAVGVLVLAVLRPVLLALGGAALAYRSWWLLPLLLLAPQLPMPAPVLEVVTLPVLTLGVLPGPVGATGDAPGWPLVCVLLWALGVAVVAWRSTRAQRGFQQALGRLTARADGSWQASGDPGLPALVGLWQPRIVVGPDFDTRFTSDEQHMVLQHERNHRRHGDHWANGVLLVLRCLFWFHPLLPWAARRFLRDQELACDARTIAPHPALRRLYATALLKAQLAHLAAPMACHWRSQPLLKERIAMLKQNERKTLPWVSGQVLLVGMCVSLGAVAWASQGGGGGVTTISAEPFATAQADAARAALDRPVQVDRMTPPTYPKSAVALRQTGVVTLQVDVTAQGTVQDVRVVSATNPGVFDAESMAAARRWTYQPALKNGTPVAASVRIPITFAMDESETHTENGA
- a CDS encoding dicarboxylate/amino acid:cation symporter, whose product is MTATAAGKKKMPLHWKMGIGFALGLVLGLIVHALGGSIEGLQTGAKWVMDYVTTPASGLFLNLIFMLIVPLIFSALIMGVSEMGDIRALGRIGWKTLAYTVLLSGIAVGIGLVLVNVLKPGAGVDPHVAAQMLSENAERSKEIVAGIHGTPKGMDMLLSIVPSNVLQAASDNGAILSLMFFALMFGIGMVLTNEEKVAPLRRAIEGVFEISMTLINLVIRLAPYAVACFMFNLAALFGFELIIRLGAYVGVVVLALGLHMVVTYGTAVWLSGRSPLGFFRDTQEATVMAFSTASSNATLPTALRVADQMKLPQRVSRFVLTVGATANQNGTALFEGVTVIFLAQFFGVDLSIGQQFMVMAVCILGGIGTAGVPSGSLPVVAMICAMVGVNPLGIGLILGVNHFLDMCRTALNVTGDLALTTLVAKGEPQDGPELVPHRD